Part of the Chanos chanos chromosome 5, fChaCha1.1, whole genome shotgun sequence genome, GAGATTGTTCTAGAAGCGGGGATGTTGTCTCACTGCAGGAGTCACTGGGGGGTCGTGTTAGGGTGATGGTGACAGGAGCCGCTCCCATCTCCCCGTCTGTGTTGAGCTTCCTCCGGGCATGCCTGGGGTGTcaggtaaaagagagaaaaaatgagccTCCTTATTCTCAtgactctgctcctctctgtggGGAAAACATATATACTGTAGCTTCACTCCTCTGGTTTATACAATGCAGAGACCCACTAAACTACATCAGAGACAATATGttaattattactattactgcataagaaatatgaaatatcaaaATTGCACTTTGTTACACAAGCCGCTCCATCATGATGCCCAGCCCGGTCCGGTAGTACGCTGTGTTTACAGGGACTGTCAAAGCCCGGAGAAAAGGTCATGTGAAATATTGATGTTATCGGGAGTTGCAATGACCCAGGTTTGACCTCTGAGTGGCTGACCTAATTTTCAGATCTTTGAGGGATATGGTCAAACAGAGAGCACCGCTGGATGCACTTTCTCTGTGCCTGGGGATTGGACAGCCGGTAGGCCAACGTACTGTCATAACTACAGCCAATGCTGACAGAACCCTTATGTAGTCTTGTCAATGCTGACATTACGTGacttctctctgtgactcagGCCATGTTGGCATCCCTGTTTCGTGTAACGTGGTGAAACTGGTTGACGTTGAGGACATGAATTACTTTGCTTCCAATGGCGAAGGGGAGGTAATGAGGTTGACTCTGACTGACATATTTAACTCAGTTCCGTGGTTTGCCTGTGAGAACTGTTTATTAATGTGATTCTCTATCTCAGGTTTGTATCAAAGGGAAGAACGTGTTCCGGGGATATCTGAAGGACCCAGAGAGAACTGCAGAGGCACTGGACAAAGACGGATGGTTGCACACTGGAGACATTGGCAAATGGCTACCGGTGAGAGTTGCCGGGATTTGTACGACATGTTGAAGGaagaaatgagacagaaagcgagaaagagacggagatagatagatagagagagagagagagagagagagagggagagagagagagggggagagagagggagagagagagggagaaagagagggtgtgtatggtgatggacCGCTGTGTGGTGAACCCACATCAACACTGACTTAGACTTTGTTGTATAAGTTTTAAATTAATGTCATTAATGCCATTAAGCCAAATCGCTCAAAGGCTTATTTGTAAAACTAATGATAAGCCTCAGTGGCCAGGGGACAAGGCCTGAAGGACATGATCTGGCAGttaaaaaggggaggggggaggtcGACCTGAGGAATAAGTTCATTAAGTTCACCAGCTATGTTGTGATTCAGATAGTCCAGTGTCTGAGAATGTTCCTTTACCTGTtagtcaaaaaaagaaagtaaaaaaagaaagtaaaaaaaaaaaacaaaaacaaaaaaaaccccactcccCCAAAATCATAACATGAGAAGTTTTAGTGTGTACCCTGGACTTGTGTGTGTAGTAATACGGTGATGAATGGTGTTTCATTTGTTAGAGTGGAGTTTTGAAGATCATCGACAGAAAGAAGAACATATTCAAACTGGCTCAGGGCGAGTACATCGCCCCGGAGAAGATTGAAAACGTTTACGTGCGGAGTGGTCCCGTGGCCCAGGTGTTTGTACATGGAGACAGTTTACAGGTAAATATCGCTATCCCCACGTGTTAAAGGAGTGTTAATCAGTATGGATCTAAGATCAAAGATGTTTTGTCATGTGCCAGTTCGGCTCGGCACGGCTCTGACTCGCTAACCCAAGAGATTGCAGGGGATCCAAACTCATTCAGTAATCAAGAGGATTTTAAACGAGCTAGTGCTGTTCTAGTGTAGCACGCGAAAAAGATTTCAGGTGGTTTAGTACCGTTCTAAACATTGCGTACCGTCTAATGTTACTCTAGGTGAGaccatcactgtttctctctgtgaactaATAGGTAAATGACTCTACTGTGTGCTCTTCTCTGGGTGTCAAACTTGAACATTGTCTGATTCatctttttttactcttctgctgtgtttgtgtccagtCCTGTCTGGTAGGTATCGTGGTGCCCGACGCTGAAGTCCTGCCTGGATTTGCCGAGAATCTGGGGGTCAAAGGATCTCTGGAAGAGCTCTGTAAAAATCAAGTTAGTGGTGATATTATTTTAAtcaggatcttttttttttttttcctcttgaggatttttattttagatttagTTTTTGAGAAGTGGCTATAGGAAATAAGATAAACGAAGGTATGTAGCCATTTCGGTCATAGTTGACATCGCAACTGATTGGTTACCATGGTTTTTGTAACAATTTGGAAAAAGGTCACAAATATCATTttgtaccccccccctcccaaggTTCCCTTTCATTTTGTTAACTAAAATTTCCTTTGTCCACAGCAAATAAAGAAAGCCATCTTATCTGACCTCATCAAACTTGGCCGTGAGGCGGGGCTAAAATCGTTTGAACAGGTAAGCAGTGATTGGTTCCCTTTGAGCTGTCATTAGTTCTTTTACCGTAAGTACAGCTTGTAGTTGCTATGTATCTCCCCTGTGAAAATTATGAAACCCTAATGGTAATCCTACTCCCTAGTGGTGCTTGCCGAACCTCTCACAGGACTATAAATCTGTATAAAGGTGGATGAGCAGATGAATAATGTCGACCTATTTAGCAGTTTTTAATCACGATAAAGCTTCGAGATTCAAAGAAAATACTGATTTGTTTTATACAGTGCAGTGATAGTGTTGTTTGTGCGTTTGTTCTGTGCCGTTAAGGTGAAGGATCTATACCTGCACGCTGATCCGTTTACTGTGGAGAACGGCCTTCTCACTCCAACGCTGAAAGCCAAAAGAGCTGACCTCACCAAATTCTTCAAAGCCCAAATCGACAGCCTGTACGCGAACCTTCAGTGACCTCCATAAACACTGCAGCAGTTTCCCAGGTCTACTGATCCATAGCAGGGGGAGAATGTTCTCCAGGGACAGTGCAGGACTGAAACAAAACTATTACGGAAGATCTCTGGGTTTCCCTGCCAAAGGCCAAGAGCGCTTTCTCAGTCAAGAAATTTGTCTTCTCTAACACTATACCATACATGAGCACCAGGTTCAGTTTTACTTGCCTCTGGAACACTGGAATATGTCAGTCACCCTCAGAACATCAGACTGACTCCAGCACAATGCAAATGAGCTGGAGTTACATTAACTCCTAGAGAGACTGGATAACAGAGAGTGTGTTATAACGTTCCAGTGCAGACACTCTCAAGAGTTAATACTGGCAAATTAGCAGCATACCACTCGTTAAGATGATATGATAAACAGCGTGCCCTCTCTATTTTTATGTGACTGCTAACAACCAAACAAGACGACAAataaaagaagaacaacaacaacaattacaaTGACTAGAAGGAGCTGGTtggtttatttctcttttgaaTCCATACAGTGATGGTGACAGTtccattttacaaaaataaacaaacgtaAAATAAGTGTCATTTCTACTGTACAGAGAATACAGTGAATTTGCATGACCTAATAAGACTTTGTTACAGCTGGCGAAGGCATTGCATAATCAGtgaggacattaaaaaaaaaaaaaaattaagaagaGAAAAGCATAAAGGATTCAAGTAAACAATTGTATTtaaccccccctctctcccacccttGAAACGGAGCCGTCAGCGCAAGCTTTG contains:
- the acsl5 gene encoding long-chain-fatty-acid--CoA ligase 5 isoform X2: MVAVPLYDTLGPEALVFIINRADISTVLCDKPQKAEILLSNSEKGLTSVLKTIILMDPFDNSLTERGAKCGVEVLSMKEVEALGKDNLRKPVPPKPEDLSTVCFTSGTTGDPKGAMLTHENVVSDAAGVLKILESTFSPVPDDTSISFLPLAHMFERVVQTVIYGAGAKVGFFQGDIKLLPDDMKTLQPTVFPVVPRLLNRVYDKVQSGAQTPFKKWLLNFAIERKHAEIKQGIIRNNSIWDKLIFHKVQESLGGRVRVMVTGAAPISPSVLSFLRACLGCQIFEGYGQTESTAGCTFSVPGDWTAGHVGIPVSCNVVKLVDVEDMNYFASNGEGEVCIKGKNVFRGYLKDPERTAEALDKDGWLHTGDIGKWLPSGVLKIIDRKKNIFKLAQGEYIAPEKIENVYVRSGPVAQVFVHGDSLQSCLVGIVVPDAEVLPGFAENLGVKGSLEELCKNQQIKKAILSDLIKLGREAGLKSFEQVKDLYLHADPFTVENGLLTPTLKAKRADLTKFFKAQIDSLYANLQ